One window of Phalacrocorax carbo chromosome 1, bPhaCar2.1, whole genome shotgun sequence genomic DNA carries:
- the LOC104041217 gene encoding amine oxidase [flavin-containing] A, with the protein MAEKYDVVVVGGGISGLSAAKLLSEAGVSVVVLEARNRVGGRTFTIRNNQVNYVDVGGSYVGPTQNRILRLAKELGIETYKVNVEGYMIHYKGGKSRHFMGISPPTWNPLVYLDYNNFWRTLDKLGKEIPLEAPWDAPHAEEWDKMTMKELINKICWTKAAKEFATFFVNVNVTSEPHEVSALWFLWYVRQCGGTARIFSITNGGQERKFKGGSGQISEKIMERLKGRVKLESPVVRIDQTGDNVTVETLNHEIYEGKYVISAIPPILTTKIHYKPELPSKRNQLIQRLPMGCVIKCMMYYREPFWQRKGYCGCFVIEDEESPIGITIDDTKPDGSFPAIMGFILTRKAVKLAHLSKEERKKKICEAYAKAMGMEEALHPVHYEEKNWSTEQYSGGCYTAYFPPGIMYSYGRIIRQPIDRIHFAGTETATQWSGYMEGAVQAGERAAREILHRMGRISENEIWMPELESKDVPALPFTSSFWERHLPSVPGLLCLLSSTMCFTSVAAVGLFAYKKGLLLRY; encoded by the exons GTTTGTCAGCTGCCAAATTGCTGTCTGAGGCTGGGGTCAGTGTGGTGGTTCTTGAGGCCAGGAACAGAGTTGGAGGAAGGACATTCACTATCAGG AACAATCAAGTTAATTATGTAGATGTTGGTGGATCATATGTGGGACCTACCCAAAACAGGATTCTCCGACTGGCAAAAGAGCTGGGTATTGAGACCTATAAAGTGAATGTGGAGGGCTATATGATCCATTATAAGGGG GGAAAGTCACGCCATTTCATGGGTATTTCCCCTCCAACATGGAACCCCTTAGTTTACCTGGATTACAATAACTTCTGGAGGACCCTGGACAAGCTGGGAAAAGAG ATTCCTCTTGAAGCACCATGGGACGCTCCACATGCTGAAGAATGGGACAAAATGACCATGAAAGAGCTGATAAATAAGATTTGCTGGACCAA AGCTGCTAAAGAATTTGCCACCTTCTTTGTTAATGTCAACGTCACATCTGAGCCTCATGAAGTCTCCGCTCTCTGGTTCCTGTGGTACGTGAGGCAGTgtgggggcacagccaggattTTCTCTATCACCAATGGGGGCCAG GAGAGGAAGTTTAAAGGGGGTTCTGGTCAGATATCGGAGAAAATAATGGAACGCCTCAAAGGCAGAGTTAAACTGGAGAGTCCTGTGGTCCGTATTGATCAGACAGGTGATAATGTCACTGTGGAGACTTTAAACCATGAGATATATGAG GGGAAGTATGTGATCAGTGCTATCCCTCCAATCCTGACAACGAAGATTCATTACAAACCAGAACTGCCATCAAAGAGAAACCAGTTAATTCAACGCTTGCCTATGGGCTGTGTCATAAAATGCATGATGTACTACAGGGAACCCTTCTGGCAGAGGAAGG GTTATTGCGGTTGCTTCGTCATTGAGGATGAAGAGTCTCCAATTGGAATAACTATAGATGACACAAAACCTGATGGATCTTTCCCTGCCATTATGGG tttcatCCTTACCAGAAAGGCTGTTAAACTGGCCCATCTCAGTAAGGAAGAGAG gaAGAAGAAGATCTGTGAGGCATATGCCAAAGCAATGGGGATGGAAGAGGCTTTGCAT CCTGTGCATTATGAAGAAAAGAACTGGAGCACGGAGCAATATTCAGGGGGTTGTTACACAGCCTACTTCCCACCAGGCATAATGTATTCTTATGGAAG GATCATTCGCCAGCCCATTGACAGAATCCACTTTGCTGGCACAGAGACAGCTACCCAATGGAGCGGATACATGGAGGGGGCTGTACAGGCAGGAGAGAGAGCAGCCAGAGAG atATTGCACAGAATGGGGAGGATCTCAGAGAATGAAATTTGGATGCCAGAGCTGGAGTCAAAG gATGTCCCAGCCCTACCGTTCACCTCCAGCTTCTGGGAGAGGCACCTGCCATCCGTGCCAGGACTGCTGTGCCTGCTTAGCTCCACCATGTGTTTCACCtctgtggctgctgtggggctgttTGCCTATAAGAAGGGACTACTACTTCGATACTAG